A region of the Desulfobacter postgatei 2ac9 genome:
GTTCACAGATTGTGGGCGTTGTCCCCCTTCAGGCAATTTTACATGCAGCCGAGTATTATATTGAAAAAGAAGGACTCTTTATTCTGGATGAAGACCAGAAGATCCGGCTGGCTGTTGAACGTTTGGGCCTGAATTCCGTTGCCCCTTTTGATCCCAAGAGCAAGATTATAGAGTACATCATTGCTACGGCGCCAAATGAGCCTTTGGCCGGTATGAGTGTCCGGGCCTTTATTGAACAGGTTGCCGACAGGAGTATAGCCCCTGGCGGCGGTTCTGCATCGGCAGTCATTGCAGCCCTGGGCGCAGGGCTTGGCGCCATGGTGGGTAAATTGACCCTGGGGGTCAGAAAGTTTGAAGCGGTTGACGCTGAAATGAGAAAACTGATTCCATCGCTGCATGAAGCAGCTTTGGCGTTGATTCCCATGATTGATGCAGATACCAATGCCTTTGCAGATTATGTGGCAGCCCTGGGGTTGCCGGAAAATACGGAAAAAGAGAATCGTTTCAGAAAGGCGCAGCTTGAGCTTGGCCTAAAGAAAGCTATTGAGGTGCCCTTGTCCATCATGACTCTGGGTGATAAGGCATGGGACGCCATGCTGGGAGTGGCGCAATACGGTAATATCGCTTCCCGGTCAGATGTGGTGCTCGGTGCCAGAGCCCTTGAGGTGGGTATCTGGGGTGCTTATAGAACTTTGATAAACAACATGGACGATATCAATGACCCCGAATACCGCAAAAAAATTATGGAAAAGGCTGGTGTCATCAGGGACAGGGCTGCCGAAAATTGTCAAAAAATCCTTGATATTCTTGAGAAAAGATCTGTTTAAGGCGGCTACTGCGCCGCAGAAACTATTTTTTGTTTTTTGTGACAGAAACTGAGGCGTAAGGCACTTAATTTCATGTGCCAGATGTAGGTCAAAGGTTCATTTGCGGCGGGCCGGCATGAGCATATGTTCATTGATTCTGAAAAAACCTTTCAAGTTCTCCAGCCAGTATGCATAATAAACTAAATGATCGCTGTTGAACGTCGTGACCTCCCCCCTTTTTTTTGATGCATAGATAAAATGCATCCGGCCGCTGGGATCCACCTGGTAAACCATGGCGGTAAGATCATTGTTGAGCACAATCAGGTCGCCGTTTTGAACATCATCTGCTTTAATACTGTGGGTGTTGTCTAATAAAAGGTTCATGGGCATCAAGTTCTTGTATACCAGCCCTGCTTTGGTAGCAGCCCCGGCGTAAATGGAGTAGAATAGCCATGAATTATCCGTGCTTCCTGTCTGATTAGGGCGTCCGCCGACTAACACAGGCATACCAATGAACTGTTCTGCAATTGATGGGATAAACTGGCAGAAAAGTACGGCAGGCCTCGAGTCCACTGGTGTTTGCATGTGCTCATGCTGTGTCTCTATGACAAGGGAGAGGCTTGCCAGGGTCGGAACAGCCCAGATCAGAAGCAGGATCAGGTGTATGGTTGCTCTTCTCATTTTTTTTCCAAACATAGGGGGGTTTTATATTCCGGGATTTTGAAAATCTGCCAAGATGTTTGTTCACACTACCTGTTATTAAAACCCTTCGTCAAGAAAGAAAGTCGGGTTACGGTCAACATCATGAAAAAAGTTTTTAGTATGGTTTTGTAATCAGGCACGAATTATGCTTTACATGCTGTCGTATTTATTTTGTGCTCAACCCGACAAAATCCGAAAACTCAAGTATATCGACCTGAAGAAAAATGAATATCTGTTCTAACCGTTCGTCACGGCAAGCAATTGCTGCCCATTGAAGAAATCTTGACATGACCTGGTTCATGGCCTACAACCTAATAAAATATAGATAAACCCTAATCGCATAGGCAATATGACAGCCTCCACAGATTTTCAAGCCCCTCCCAAAACACCCCGCAGTTCCGGCAGATTTTTCCAAAGATGCTGGTTCCGGGTCATTTTTTTTACATGCTTACTGGGCGTTTGCCTTGTGGCCGGGATGGTTGCAGGCGGTCTTTTTTTCATTGAAACCCAGCCGGTCCAGGCCTTTATTCAAAACCAGGTCAATAAGGTGATTCCCGGTACCCTGTCATGGGAACAGTTTCGTTTAGGTCTTCGAGAGGGCAGGGTTCAGATTTCCGGGATTCACCTTAAGGATGCTTCCGGCAAGGAAGTGGCCGGCATCTCCCTGGTGGAAGCCAGGGTTGACTGGTCCGCGTTGACCCGGCACAAAATTGAATTAAACCAAATCCTGATTGACAAGCCTGTTCTTGATATCGGCATGTCGGCGCAGGGGGAGGTCGACATTTTGTCGGCCCTGGTTTCTGACACCGGGGCGTCATCGGATACCGGCGCTTCCGATGCTGCCAAATTCCCGGGAGTTGATTTTTGGGTTCGTGAATTCACGGTGAATCAGGCTCGGATAAAAGTCACGACCCCTCAATTTAATACGGATATTGCAGATTTGTCCGTTGAGGTGACTGGATTTAAACTGGCAGACCTTTGTGCTTCGGCTAAAGTGACCCTGGCCGGGGGGCATCTGGGATTTGGGGAGCGGGATTTTACCCTTGACTCCTTTGATCTCCAGGCCCGAATTGACAAGGACAAAGTTTCAGATATTGATATTAAAGCCCGGATGCCGGGTATTGGATTCAATGCCAAAGGATCTGTTGCAGGACTTTTGGGGGCAGTGACGCCGGATTTGACTGCCACCCTTGATGTGGAAACGCCTTTGGCCGCAAAGACTCTGGGCCTACCCGAGGATCTGGTCCGGGGAAACGGCCGGGTCAATCTGACCATTAAAGGCGGTATCGACAATCCCCGGGCCGTAGTTCAGGTTGAATTTGGCCGGGGCAGTATAAACAACACGGCCATATCAGGCATAACTGTTTACGCCGGGCTTGAGGACCGGCATGTGACCCTTAAAGGGTGCCGGATAGATCTGCCGGCCGGGACCATACCTTTCGGCGGAAATGTGGATCTGTCGAAAATTTTTCCAGAGGGGTTTGCCGGCCCCATGGCCGGCCTGGACAGCCTGGCCTATACCTTTTTGCTTAATCCGGACAGCCTGGCACTGAATGCCCTTGAATTGGGAGAAAACACCCCAAAGGGGAAAGTTGCGGCCCGGGTCCGGGTCCAGGGCCAGGGTGTAACACCCGGACAGATGTCTGCCCGTGCAGATCTGGATGTTACGGTCCGTGACCTGATCGTGCCCGGGATGTCCGGACCGGCAAAGGTGAAGTTCAAGGCTGGTGCCAAACTGGAAAAGGATTCTCTGACGCTTACCGGCCTGACCCTGGACGGACCCGGCATGACCGGTGCAGGTGCTTTGCGGCTGAACATGCCGGGGTTTGATCCCCGGACCATGACAATGACCGCAAATCTGGATCTGGATGTGGCGGACATATCCGTTCCCCTGAGCCTTGTGGGACAAAAGGCTTCGGGCAGTGCCGGTGTGCATGTGGCTGTTAAGGGTGCTTTGAGCGCACCGGATCTGACCCTGGATATTACTGCCGGCAATCTATCTTCAAACAGGTTCACTGCCGATCAGGTGCTTTGCAAGGCCCGAATGGACAAGGGGGTGCTCCAGGTTCAGGATCTGACCCTCAAACGCAGGCAGGGGACGCTCAATGCCCGGGGCACCCTGGCGTTGGGTGGGAAAAAGGGCCGGGAGCATGCCCTGGGCCTGACCGTGGAGTTTAACCGGCTTGAACTCGACGACCTGGTGCCGGATCTGGGCGCCAGGGGCAATTTTTCCGGTAAAGTGACCGGAACCGGGTCTCTGGAAAATCCGCAGATTATGGTCCTGCTTTCAGGAGAGAATCCGGGCTTTCAAACATATGCCCTGGACAACGTCCAGGCACAGCTTAAGCTGGTCAACAATATACTGACCTTTGAACAGGCACGCCTCCGGAAGAATAAAGCGCAGTTGGACATTACCGGGCAGGTCAATGTAGCGGACAAAACCCTTGATATCCGGGCCGTGATCCCTGAAACCGACCTTAAGTCCATTGACCCGGCTGCGGATGCTGCCCTTGCTTCGGGCCGCCTGGGCATGGATATTTCCGCCAGGGGCAGTCTGCTTGCCCCGGATATTTCAGGGCACATTACAACGGTGGATCTGCGCCTTCCCAATGCCCCGGACATGGTGGCGAATGCCGATGCCGCCATAGAGGTGAACGGGCCTTTGGATAACCCTGACGCGCTGCAGGCATCTGTTCATATCTCCCGGCTGGCACTGGCCAAACAGGGACAGATGTTGATTGTCATTGAGAATGCCGCAGCCCTGCTCAAGGATGGCCGGTTCAAGATTGATCCGGTGCCGGTCCGTATCATGGACAAGGGCCAGCTGACCCTGTCTGCCGCCGGTGATATTAAAGGGGATCTGGCTGCAGAGCTCTCCGGCAGCCTGCCCGTCTCTATACTGGTTCCCCTGACAGACGGGATAAATTCCGCAGAAGGGGATCTTCTGATTTCGTTGCAAGCCAAAGGCAACGCTGCTTCTCCTGATCTCAAGGGCAGTGTTGAATTTTCAAACGTGACCCTGGACCTTGAAGCGTTGGACGAGCCTTTGCAGAAAATTTCCGGCCACATTTTACTGACCCCTGATGCAGTTGACATTCT
Encoded here:
- a CDS encoding cyclodeaminase/cyclohydrolase family protein, whose product is MSGDVHVRFCEGLRGWFPRATRHNLAQVTLNLNNYLVTPPHILFEAVKEEAAKLKIAVAGSQIVGVVPLQAILHAAEYYIEKEGLFILDEDQKIRLAVERLGLNSVAPFDPKSKIIEYIIATAPNEPLAGMSVRAFIEQVADRSIAPGGGSASAVIAALGAGLGAMVGKLTLGVRKFEAVDAEMRKLIPSLHEAALALIPMIDADTNAFADYVAALGLPENTEKENRFRKAQLELGLKKAIEVPLSIMTLGDKAWDAMLGVAQYGNIASRSDVVLGARALEVGIWGAYRTLINNMDDINDPEYRKKIMEKAGVIRDRAAENCQKILDILEKRSV
- a CDS encoding translocation/assembly module TamB domain-containing protein; this encodes MVAGGLFFIETQPVQAFIQNQVNKVIPGTLSWEQFRLGLREGRVQISGIHLKDASGKEVAGISLVEARVDWSALTRHKIELNQILIDKPVLDIGMSAQGEVDILSALVSDTGASSDTGASDAAKFPGVDFWVREFTVNQARIKVTTPQFNTDIADLSVEVTGFKLADLCASAKVTLAGGHLGFGERDFTLDSFDLQARIDKDKVSDIDIKARMPGIGFNAKGSVAGLLGAVTPDLTATLDVETPLAAKTLGLPEDLVRGNGRVNLTIKGGIDNPRAVVQVEFGRGSINNTAISGITVYAGLEDRHVTLKGCRIDLPAGTIPFGGNVDLSKIFPEGFAGPMAGLDSLAYTFLLNPDSLALNALELGENTPKGKVAARVRVQGQGVTPGQMSARADLDVTVRDLIVPGMSGPAKVKFKAGAKLEKDSLTLTGLTLDGPGMTGAGALRLNMPGFDPRTMTMTANLDLDVADISVPLSLVGQKASGSAGVHVAVKGALSAPDLTLDITAGNLSSNRFTADQVLCKARMDKGVLQVQDLTLKRRQGTLNARGTLALGGKKGREHALGLTVEFNRLELDDLVPDLGARGNFSGKVTGTGSLENPQIMVLLSGENPGFQTYALDNVQAQLKLVNNILTFEQARLRKNKAQLDITGQVNVADKTLDIRAVIPETDLKSIDPAADAALASGRLGMDISARGSLLAPDISGHITTVDLRLPNAPDMVANADAAIEVNGPLDNPDALQASVHISRLALAKQGQMLIVIENAAALLKDGRFKIDPVPVRIMDKGQLTLSAAGDIKGDLAAELSGSLPVSILVPLTDGINSAEGDLLISLQAKGNAASPDLKGSVEFSNVTLDLEALDEPLQKISGHILLTPDAVDILDVTANLGDGKITLAGHAELKNGMPDKFKLNLDAVQVPVDLPDTLEMTLNSQLTWAGTMDNSEITGPIDIFEGTYYKNVDLSLISIAAHTTQKSRPKVREPGPDFLKTIGLNIYVTRREAIAVDNNLATMTISPNLSVRGTLYAPSLDGRAVVDEGVINFQEAEFEITEGSIDFINPYKIEPEITLVSKTTISDYTITLSVSGTPDDLALNFSSDPDATDADILSLIAFGKTTEEIGADSDDGSMSTAVIAKMILDSLSEKIKDTTGLSDVSFSMDHEGDQTSVHVGFGADLSRQLSVSYGIDISDGGTVQTVTTYYKLLEHLLLSSFQDTSGKLGGELRYRLEFR